From one Nitrosococcus halophilus Nc 4 genomic stretch:
- a CDS encoding metalloregulator ArsR/SmtB family transcription factor, producing MEIAIFVFMNIEPVSFFAALGHGTRLRCLLLLLSHEELCVCELTYALGVAQPHISRHLAQLRELGLVVDRRAGLWIYYRVNPDLPDWVFRVLRETAQGASDHEPFTSDRTALAAMPNRPGATHCA from the coding sequence ATGGAAATAGCTATATTCGTTTTTATGAATATAGAGCCGGTGAGTTTTTTTGCCGCTTTGGGTCACGGCACACGCCTGCGGTGCTTGCTTTTATTGCTTAGCCACGAAGAGCTCTGCGTCTGCGAACTGACCTACGCCCTGGGGGTAGCGCAACCCCATATTTCACGCCATTTAGCCCAACTGCGCGAGCTTGGTTTGGTGGTTGATCGGCGGGCAGGGCTTTGGATCTACTATCGGGTGAACCCGGATTTGCCCGATTGGGTTTTCAGGGTTCTTCGGGAGACAGCCCAGGGGGCGAGCGACCATGAACCCTTTACCAGCGATAGGACGGCACTAGCGGCCATGCCCAACCGACCAGGTGCGACCCATTGCGCCTAA
- a CDS encoding polysaccharide deacetylase family protein: MVKEHSIPALVSVHDAMPETLAHVLKVLAFLEARAIAPVTLLVVPGGSWAAAGIETLRGLQERGVVLAGHGWSHRVERIGGLRHRLHSLLLSRKAGEHLALESHAIAHLIARCYAWFREHRLGSPDLYVPPAWAMGCLKWERLRTLPFRYYEVFGGVYDARADRFIRLPLVGYEADSLGRVPPLRLWNALNLRCAGSIAPLRVAIHPRDLALPLSQDLTRLVDRPLACRTYGSL; encoded by the coding sequence GTGGTTAAGGAGCACTCTATTCCCGCGCTGGTTTCCGTGCACGATGCCATGCCGGAGACGCTCGCCCATGTGCTCAAAGTATTGGCTTTTCTTGAGGCTCGGGCCATTGCTCCCGTGACTTTGCTGGTGGTGCCCGGAGGTTCCTGGGCAGCGGCGGGAATTGAGACCTTGCGAGGGCTTCAGGAACGAGGGGTGGTGCTTGCTGGGCATGGCTGGAGCCATCGGGTAGAGCGCATAGGAGGACTCAGGCACCGCCTCCATAGCCTCCTTCTATCCCGCAAAGCAGGCGAACACCTCGCCCTGGAGAGTCACGCCATCGCCCATTTGATTGCCCGTTGCTACGCTTGGTTCCGGGAGCATCGCCTGGGCTCACCCGATTTATATGTCCCCCCCGCCTGGGCCATGGGCTGTCTAAAATGGGAACGGCTGCGCACTCTCCCCTTTCGCTATTACGAGGTCTTTGGGGGGGTCTATGATGCCCGCGCCGACCGCTTCATCCGGCTGCCCCTGGTGGGATATGAGGCCGATTCCCTCGGGCGGGTTCCTCCCCTGCGTCTTTGGAATGCCCTCAATCTTCGTTGCGCGGGGTCTATCGCGCCACTTCGGGTTGCCATTCATCCCCGTGATTTGGCATTGCCATTATCCCAGGATTTGACCCGCTTGGTGGACCGGCCTTTGGCATGTCGGACTTACGGCAGCCTATGA
- a CDS encoding spondin domain-containing protein, which yields MKKLSLSSSPLFRAMPLASLALGAGFSIAPHAQAVEVTVTIENLSPSNGLFLTPVWVGFHNGNFDIYDLNTPASSALEQLAEDRNNDPLSAEFMASEPDGTDATITESSRILGPFDPGSRARQTFDLNPATNRFFSYATMVIPSNDAFIANANPQAHELFDAEGNFIGPITFTVLGTQVRDAGTEANTETDAAFFDQTAPNTNFM from the coding sequence ATGAAAAAACTTAGCTTATCATCAAGCCCTCTCTTCCGCGCCATGCCCCTAGCCTCCTTGGCGCTAGGCGCAGGATTTAGCATCGCCCCCCACGCCCAGGCGGTTGAAGTGACCGTCACCATCGAGAACCTTTCACCCTCCAACGGCCTGTTTTTAACGCCGGTTTGGGTTGGATTCCATAATGGCAACTTTGATATTTACGATCTGAACACTCCCGCTTCCTCCGCCCTGGAGCAACTGGCGGAGGACCGTAACAACGACCCTTTAAGCGCGGAATTTATGGCCAGTGAGCCCGATGGCACGGATGCCACCATCACCGAATCGAGCCGGATCTTGGGCCCTTTCGATCCAGGCAGCAGAGCTCGCCAAACCTTTGATCTGAATCCGGCCACGAATCGTTTCTTCAGCTACGCCACCATGGTGATTCCCTCCAATGATGCCTTCATCGCCAACGCCAACCCCCAGGCTCATGAACTGTTCGACGCCGAGGGGAATTTCATCGGTCCCATCACTTTCACCGTCTTGGGAACCCAGGTACGGGACGCGGGGACCGAGGCCAACACGGAAACGGATGCGGCTTTTTTTGACCAGACGGCGCCTAATACCAATTTCATGTGA
- a CDS encoding fibronectin type III domain-containing protein, with protein MTVLPNGTPYLFLSGVPATEEKPEQFLDSYQLQKAKTITLTPIDFPPIPPQRTCLESYDPQTGLLSDSCPKKTQNTTDPAAPKVTWVTPADLKQPKKSDQLSVRLKWQWTEKEQARFKANKFNIYQIINPDSKTPNVCQTQKTPPASYQIGKMNITSATSYQLEPQPLTLMAGDTVSYYYFCITTVSHNIDDDNDGKRDEDPKGDDNADGCPGRCGIDDDGDGQIDESVAMDDDEDNDQLLKDGIDNDRDGRIDEPGEGIDEDPYESESVPSLPLLAYMVDKIPPQLPQAPCEISWAEITGTQLTNGVIEADSQQAPNWEGKLSVRLDWSKFSSKLASDIKGYNLYRGIDQPTGEYIRLNRHLIDNTVYVDYLEATAKNKFYYRLQAVDKAGNESDKSEATCAIVLPDKIPPKPPVIVNVSGGNEAIKIIWESSSSSDVAEYHLYRGETRSQVEFQTQDKKNRINVSLITPLGPENKISYVDGPALKARKDYYYIVEAVDKKGNQSYSLPAAGRAYDINPPAPPSSLSATLKLLPPKVAAQENAWVKLTRITPPKAKDGGTFPVNIEIQFKNNHLEKLSIAEDLRAPFNLESGDLYGEWFDIPTGKLLRLNYELRVSQGTLPGQHTVALNTLEAIPLGQPPIAIKMTSTMDVVSTPVSEVSILLTWQLDEAQVRTAVWRCEDSGCTHEGGNWKMIAPLLLADDSDYEDVNITQGKTYYYKLQAYDKLGNKGAFSKVVEVEAK; from the coding sequence GTGACTGTTTTACCCAATGGAACCCCCTATTTGTTTTTGAGCGGCGTTCCTGCCACGGAAGAAAAACCAGAGCAATTTCTTGATAGTTATCAGCTACAAAAAGCAAAAACGATTACCTTAACCCCCATTGATTTTCCGCCCATTCCCCCTCAGCGCACTTGTTTAGAAAGCTATGATCCACAAACAGGCTTATTAAGCGATTCCTGTCCTAAAAAGACCCAAAACACCACGGATCCGGCAGCCCCTAAAGTCACGTGGGTAACTCCTGCAGACTTGAAACAACCTAAAAAAAGTGATCAATTATCCGTACGGCTAAAATGGCAGTGGACTGAAAAAGAACAAGCCCGCTTCAAGGCCAACAAATTCAATATCTACCAAATCATTAATCCCGATTCCAAAACGCCTAATGTATGCCAAACCCAAAAAACTCCCCCTGCCTCCTACCAAATAGGCAAGATGAACATTACCAGCGCGACTTCATATCAACTTGAACCTCAACCTTTAACGCTGATGGCAGGCGATACGGTGTCCTATTACTATTTTTGTATTACCACCGTATCGCACAATATCGATGACGATAACGATGGGAAACGGGATGAAGATCCAAAGGGTGACGATAATGCCGATGGTTGCCCCGGCCGATGTGGTATCGATGATGATGGAGATGGCCAAATCGATGAATCTGTGGCCATGGATGACGATGAAGATAATGATCAACTCTTAAAAGATGGGATAGATAACGATCGAGATGGCCGCATAGACGAACCTGGTGAAGGCATTGATGAAGATCCCTATGAAAGTGAAAGCGTTCCTTCTTTGCCTCTACTGGCCTATATGGTGGATAAAATCCCCCCCCAATTACCTCAAGCTCCCTGTGAGATCTCATGGGCGGAAATAACCGGTACCCAATTAACCAATGGAGTGATTGAAGCTGATTCCCAACAAGCGCCTAATTGGGAAGGAAAGTTATCGGTTCGCCTTGACTGGAGTAAGTTTTCCTCCAAGCTTGCCTCCGACATAAAAGGATATAACCTCTACCGGGGGATTGATCAACCCACAGGAGAATATATCCGGCTTAACCGTCATCTTATCGATAATACGGTCTATGTGGATTACCTCGAGGCCACGGCAAAAAATAAGTTTTATTATCGGCTGCAAGCCGTCGATAAAGCAGGCAACGAAAGCGATAAATCAGAGGCCACCTGCGCCATTGTATTGCCAGATAAGATACCGCCTAAACCCCCCGTCATCGTCAATGTCAGTGGTGGCAATGAAGCAATCAAAATCATCTGGGAAAGCAGTTCCAGTAGTGATGTGGCAGAATATCACCTTTACCGGGGAGAAACACGTTCCCAGGTAGAATTTCAAACTCAGGATAAAAAAAACCGAATCAATGTTTCGCTTATTACACCACTAGGCCCAGAAAATAAAATTTCTTATGTGGATGGACCCGCTTTAAAAGCTAGAAAAGATTATTACTATATTGTCGAAGCAGTGGATAAAAAAGGGAATCAATCCTATTCACTGCCGGCCGCAGGCAGGGCCTATGACATCAATCCACCCGCTCCGCCTTCTAGCTTATCGGCAACATTAAAATTGTTACCGCCTAAAGTTGCTGCACAAGAAAACGCCTGGGTCAAACTTACCCGCATCACGCCCCCCAAAGCAAAGGACGGAGGCACCTTTCCGGTCAACATTGAAATCCAGTTTAAAAACAATCACCTGGAGAAACTCTCTATCGCCGAGGATCTGCGAGCCCCGTTCAATTTAGAAAGCGGCGATTTATACGGGGAATGGTTTGATATTCCCACTGGCAAATTACTTCGGCTCAACTATGAGTTGCGCGTTAGTCAAGGTACTCTACCCGGTCAGCATACCGTTGCCTTAAACACTTTAGAGGCTATCCCCCTTGGGCAACCACCCATAGCCATCAAAATGACTTCTACAATGGATGTGGTCTCTACCCCAGTCAGTGAAGTTTCGATTCTATTGACCTGGCAATTGGATGAAGCCCAAGTCCGAACAGCCGTTTGGCGCTGTGAGGACAGTGGGTGCACCCATGAGGGAGGAAACTGGAAGATGATAGCTCCCTTATTATTGGCAGATGACAGCGACTATGAAGATGTCAACATTACCCAGGGAAAGACTTACTATTACAAGCTCCAGGCTTACGATAAATTAGGCAATAAAGGCGCCTTTAGTAAGGTCGTCGAAGTAGAAGCCAAATAG
- a CDS encoding CHRD domain-containing protein: MNILGGTSNDGISFDTLAADFSQPGYALARITITGPGDKLFNFALGGNQEVPAVDTEASGSCVGILRGDQAAFTANCNHNVDDLTAAHIHPAPPGVNGDILFPFTSPESPIQQTFSFTEEDVATLLAGNFYVNVHSEDFPAGEIRGQITVPINGTFSGSWFNPDRDGEGFIFEATHRDNPTLVAYWFTYQPSGDNGEQAWLIGNGPIRLNESTITNTIITEGAEFGDGFDPSEVNQTPWGTLKFTFTSCTTAIVEYDSVIEDFGAGTLRIQRLTPALIGQEEDCP; the protein is encoded by the coding sequence ATGAATATTCTCGGCGGCACTTCAAACGATGGGATTTCCTTCGATACCTTGGCCGCCGACTTTAGCCAACCGGGTTATGCCTTAGCCCGCATCACCATCACTGGTCCTGGAGACAAACTTTTTAATTTTGCCCTGGGCGGCAATCAAGAGGTACCAGCCGTCGACACTGAAGCGAGCGGAAGTTGCGTTGGGATTCTGAGGGGCGATCAGGCCGCGTTTACAGCCAACTGCAACCATAATGTCGATGACCTGACGGCAGCCCACATCCACCCAGCACCCCCCGGCGTGAACGGAGATATTCTCTTCCCATTTACTTCCCCTGAGAGCCCGATTCAACAAACTTTCAGCTTCACAGAGGAGGACGTGGCCACCTTATTGGCGGGAAATTTCTACGTCAACGTTCATTCTGAAGACTTCCCAGCGGGGGAAATCCGCGGCCAGATCACCGTGCCCATAAACGGCACTTTCAGTGGCTCCTGGTTCAATCCCGATCGGGATGGGGAGGGCTTCATCTTCGAGGCTACCCATAGAGACAATCCTACCTTGGTCGCTTACTGGTTCACCTATCAACCCAGTGGTGACAATGGAGAACAGGCCTGGCTGATAGGCAATGGGCCCATCAGGCTCAATGAAAGCACAATCACCAACACCATCATTACTGAAGGCGCTGAGTTTGGTGATGGCTTCGACCCCTCGGAAGTGAACCAAACCCCCTGGGGAACGCTGAAATTCACGTTTACCTCATGCACCACGGCGATTGTGGAATACGATTCAGTCATCGAAGATTTCGGAGCGGGCACACTGCGGATACAGCGCCTCACTCCCGCCCTTATTGGACAAGAAGAGGATTGTCCCTAA
- the aroC gene encoding chorismate synthase — MSGNTLGKLFTVTSFGESHGPALGCIVDGCPPGLALCETDIQTDLDRRRPGKTRHTTQRREPDQVRILSGVFEGKTTGTPIGLIIENIDQRSRDYDKIKEQIRPGHADYTYLQKYGLRDYRGGGRSSARETAMRVAAGAIAKKYLAERYGIGIRGYLAQLGPIRIERLDWDAVEQNPFFCPDPDKVPELEAYMDALRKEGNSIGARINIIATGVPPGLGEPVFDRLDADLAHALMSINAVKGVEIGAGFSAITQKGTEHRDPITPEGFLSNHAGGVLGGISTGQDILASIALKPTSSLRLPEHTVNTRGEPVEVITTGRHDPCVGIRATPIAEAMVALILMDHLLRHRAQNMDVKPELSPVPPHPGGTD, encoded by the coding sequence ATGTCTGGCAACACCCTTGGTAAACTCTTTACGGTCACCTCCTTTGGCGAAAGCCACGGGCCGGCGTTGGGCTGCATCGTGGATGGCTGCCCACCGGGCTTGGCCTTATGCGAGACGGACATTCAAACCGACCTGGACCGGCGCCGACCCGGCAAAACCCGCCATACCACCCAGCGCCGGGAACCGGATCAGGTCCGGATCCTCTCCGGGGTATTTGAAGGAAAAACCACCGGCACCCCCATCGGCCTGATCATTGAAAATATCGACCAACGTTCCCGGGATTACGACAAAATCAAGGAGCAGATCCGGCCCGGCCACGCAGACTATACCTACTTGCAAAAATATGGCCTGCGGGACTACCGGGGAGGTGGACGTTCCTCGGCCCGGGAGACGGCCATGCGGGTGGCTGCGGGGGCCATTGCCAAGAAATATCTGGCAGAGCGGTATGGGATAGGAATTCGAGGCTATCTGGCCCAGCTCGGGCCGATTCGAATTGAGCGATTAGACTGGGATGCGGTGGAACAAAATCCCTTTTTCTGCCCAGACCCGGACAAAGTCCCTGAGCTTGAGGCCTATATGGATGCCCTCCGCAAAGAAGGCAACTCCATTGGAGCCCGAATTAATATCATCGCTACCGGGGTCCCCCCCGGCCTGGGCGAGCCTGTCTTCGATCGCCTCGATGCCGATCTGGCCCATGCCCTCATGAGCATTAACGCCGTCAAGGGCGTTGAAATCGGGGCCGGCTTCTCGGCGATCACCCAAAAGGGCACCGAACATCGGGACCCGATTACCCCTGAAGGCTTTCTCAGTAATCATGCGGGCGGGGTCCTGGGGGGAATTTCCACCGGACAGGATATTCTCGCCAGCATTGCTTTAAAGCCGACCTCCAGCCTTCGCCTACCGGAGCACACCGTTAACACCCGTGGCGAACCGGTGGAAGTCATCACCACCGGCCGCCATGACCCTTGCGTGGGTATCCGCGCCACCCCCATTGCGGAAGCTATGGTCGCCCTGATCCTGATGGATCACCTATTACGCCATCGGGCCCAAAACATGGACGTTAAGCCGGAACTATCCCCCGTCCCTCCCCACCCGGGTGGCACCGACTGA
- a CDS encoding DUF2283 domain-containing protein — translation MEQVKVFHDRTGNTLTVWFGDPQDEYICEETGDEVILMKDRTGRVIGFEKLNFSVSTSEQLRVLFETVSM, via the coding sequence ATGGAGCAGGTAAAGGTCTTCCATGATCGTACTGGTAATACATTGACTGTCTGGTTCGGTGACCCGCAGGACGAGTATATCTGCGAAGAAACTGGTGATGAGGTAATCCTGATGAAAGATCGGACTGGGCGTGTAATCGGTTTTGAAAAGCTTAATTTTTCGGTCTCTACATCGGAACAGTTACGGGTCTTATTTGAAACGGTGAGCATGTAA
- a CDS encoding sulfotransferase family protein, which produces MFFLFLQSFKTYLAIAWGTFAPGGKGLSWRRALVMMAFLPVFGLLQGLHWLGFLFDEIFFRGYRKVSVSQPLLVLGPPRSGTTLLHRVLARDPQFTTFTTWECLFAPSVTQRRFWLALGRLDRLAGWPLGRLLGRLERRVLGGLEAIHATRLDAPEEDYLILLPLMACFILVLPFPFAEPLWRMGFFDRAMGAKEKERLLDYYRRCWQRHLYVHGPDKRLLSKNASFGPWVGSLLTAFPDARILCCMRDPLETVPSQLSSIRSGIQLFDSSGGRAALPQRMIEVLVFHYENLLQVLESLPPHRRLFLPMENLRSNLGREIGAAYGQLGIPFNPEFRRILDHEDSAARCYSSQHAYSLAEFGLDSEIIQRRFRAYYAWHETFMAASLAVKAINTIPTSSHNKVIKEVAVC; this is translated from the coding sequence GTGTTTTTTCTTTTCCTACAGAGCTTCAAGACCTACCTGGCTATAGCCTGGGGCACCTTTGCCCCAGGAGGGAAAGGTTTATCCTGGCGGCGGGCCCTGGTGATGATGGCGTTCCTCCCTGTTTTCGGTCTTCTGCAGGGACTGCACTGGCTGGGCTTTCTATTCGACGAAATCTTTTTCCGGGGTTACCGAAAGGTGTCCGTGTCCCAGCCCCTGTTGGTGCTGGGACCACCGCGCAGTGGCACCACCCTGCTGCATCGGGTTCTCGCCCGGGATCCCCAATTCACCACTTTTACCACCTGGGAGTGCCTATTTGCCCCTTCGGTGACCCAGCGCCGCTTCTGGCTTGCCCTGGGAAGGTTAGATCGCCTTGCCGGTTGGCCCCTAGGACGGTTGTTGGGGCGGCTGGAGCGCCGGGTGCTGGGGGGGTTGGAGGCCATACATGCGACGCGTCTGGATGCTCCGGAAGAAGATTATTTGATCCTGCTCCCCCTCATGGCCTGCTTTATTCTGGTGTTGCCCTTTCCCTTTGCGGAGCCCCTCTGGCGTATGGGTTTTTTTGATCGGGCAATGGGGGCTAAAGAAAAGGAGCGATTGCTTGATTATTATAGGCGCTGTTGGCAGCGGCATCTGTATGTACATGGCCCTGACAAACGGCTGCTCTCCAAGAACGCCTCCTTTGGTCCTTGGGTCGGCAGTTTGCTTACGGCCTTTCCGGATGCCCGTATCCTCTGCTGTATGCGGGATCCCCTGGAGACGGTCCCTTCTCAGCTCTCTTCCATCCGCTCCGGTATCCAGTTATTCGACAGCTCCGGTGGCCGTGCGGCTCTACCCCAACGAATGATTGAGGTCCTGGTATTTCATTATGAGAACCTGTTGCAGGTATTAGAATCCTTGCCTCCTCACCGCCGTCTATTTTTGCCGATGGAAAATTTAAGGTCGAATTTGGGCCGTGAAATAGGGGCGGCCTACGGGCAGTTAGGGATTCCGTTCAATCCTGAGTTTAGGCGGATATTGGACCATGAAGATTCAGCCGCCCGTTGCTATAGCAGCCAGCATGCTTATTCTTTAGCTGAATTTGGCTTGGATTCTGAAATTATTCAGCGCCGTTTTAGGGCCTACTATGCCTGGCATGAAACCTTCATGGCTGCTTCTCTAGCCGTGAAGGCCATCAACACCATCCCCACCAGCAGTCATAACAAAGTCATAAAAGAGGTCGCCGTATGTTAA
- a CDS encoding glycosyltransferase, with protein MASASPAIQTPHFVEQQRALRVVIFSDAAPERNGVGAYYHDLIAHLEDQIGHGELICPDSSTHGWRGWLRFPLPGDATQEIALPPVSRIVRHVIQFKPHAIVIATPGPYGLLGLGLGKHLGTRILIGFHTRYERLTGLYWNRLFNAASRSYFGACNRLLFRHGAVVLANSEDMAEVARREGAREVEVVGTPLSREFLKTPPAVLGGELTRVLFAGRLAAEKNVQAVLEAAKLLPSLEFCIAGHGPLHGVIVDHARTLPNLRYLGWLSRAGLRTALDSADLLVLPSHEEAFGTIALEGLARGRNVLVSVGCGILGWPSLERGLFRIREGEHLASAIQRLVSLDYGLRNEKARLGRQAAVQLNGRTLQRWVDILGRA; from the coding sequence ATGGCATCCGCATCCCCCGCTATTCAAACCCCCCACTTTGTTGAGCAGCAGAGGGCGCTACGGGTGGTGATTTTTTCCGATGCGGCGCCAGAGCGTAATGGGGTAGGGGCGTACTATCATGATTTGATCGCCCATCTTGAGGACCAGATAGGGCATGGGGAGCTCATTTGCCCGGATTCGTCTACCCACGGCTGGCGGGGATGGTTGCGTTTTCCCCTGCCGGGTGATGCCACCCAGGAGATTGCTCTGCCGCCCGTCAGTCGTATCGTGCGGCACGTCATCCAGTTTAAGCCCCATGCTATCGTCATCGCGACGCCTGGACCCTATGGGCTTCTCGGGTTAGGCTTGGGTAAACACCTCGGTACCCGCATTCTCATTGGTTTCCACACCCGCTATGAGCGGCTCACGGGTTTATACTGGAATCGGCTCTTTAATGCTGCCAGCCGGTCCTATTTTGGAGCCTGCAATCGACTCTTATTCCGCCATGGGGCAGTTGTTCTGGCGAATTCAGAGGATATGGCGGAGGTTGCCCGTAGGGAGGGAGCACGGGAGGTTGAAGTTGTCGGTACTCCTTTATCCAGAGAGTTTCTGAAGACCCCTCCGGCGGTCCTCGGCGGAGAATTAACCCGGGTCCTTTTTGCGGGCAGGCTGGCGGCAGAGAAGAATGTGCAGGCGGTTTTGGAGGCGGCAAAACTTCTGCCTTCCCTGGAATTTTGTATTGCGGGGCATGGCCCTTTGCACGGCGTTATCGTTGATCATGCCCGCACACTGCCCAATCTCCGTTACCTGGGTTGGTTGTCTCGGGCAGGGCTGCGTACAGCACTGGACTCTGCCGATCTGCTGGTTCTACCCTCCCATGAAGAGGCCTTTGGGACGATTGCTTTGGAGGGCTTGGCACGGGGGCGAAATGTCTTGGTCTCCGTAGGCTGCGGTATTCTTGGATGGCCATCCCTAGAGCGGGGGTTGTTCAGAATACGGGAGGGGGAACATCTAGCGTCGGCGATCCAACGCCTTGTTAGCCTTGATTATGGACTCCGCAATGAGAAAGCCCGCCTCGGACGCCAGGCGGCAGTTCAGCTTAATGGAAGAACCTTGCAGCGCTGGGTGGATATTTTAGGTCGGGCTTAG
- a CDS encoding penicillin-insensitive murein endopeptidase, giving the protein MPPGQEPKKNYHTPHILRVGSVHSEEARYKAEVKCLQKRLEELGFKSGVVKQITEKIEVNDLEKTVKNLKYHPYSDRNFSTATTNTPGLYDNDEALAVWQFQGLAMCQASTGALPRLPSRCTSKIFGKIRYKAKQVDKTTVKILNATNSNPFWKWAQFQPQQCAPPHSTQKCLWRKKWKQPQVEWGTKALVEVLQNAAKALNQASASSTANYRGIEIGDISYPTGGSVTGHGSHERGIDVDINTRALCADGTTQYGAIEYWQTAPCPYDQAYMEVLLKALAAQKYVDKLLFHDPAFLPGGARYNNIPASDRKKITCSKYQQHTPCPGNSHTHHIHMRLKWEN; this is encoded by the coding sequence ATGCCCCCTGGCCAGGAGCCAAAAAAAAACTATCACACCCCCCACATTCTTCGGGTTGGCTCTGTTCACAGTGAAGAAGCACGCTATAAAGCTGAGGTTAAGTGCTTACAGAAGCGCCTAGAGGAATTAGGATTCAAATCAGGGGTTGTTAAGCAAATAACCGAGAAAATTGAAGTCAACGACCTAGAAAAAACCGTCAAGAATTTGAAATATCACCCCTATAGCGATCGTAATTTTAGTACGGCAACCACTAATACCCCCGGCTTATACGATAATGATGAGGCGTTAGCGGTGTGGCAATTCCAAGGTTTGGCCATGTGCCAAGCTTCCACCGGCGCCCTTCCAAGATTGCCTAGCCGATGTACAAGCAAGATATTTGGGAAAATAAGATACAAGGCCAAACAAGTAGATAAAACCACAGTAAAAATACTCAATGCCACCAATAGCAATCCTTTTTGGAAATGGGCGCAATTTCAACCTCAACAATGTGCTCCACCCCATTCAACACAAAAATGCTTATGGCGTAAAAAGTGGAAACAACCCCAAGTGGAATGGGGGACAAAGGCATTAGTAGAGGTTTTGCAAAATGCCGCCAAAGCACTCAATCAAGCGAGTGCTTCAAGCACTGCAAACTATCGGGGAATAGAAATTGGCGATATCAGTTATCCCACAGGCGGAAGCGTAACCGGCCATGGTTCTCATGAACGAGGTATTGATGTAGATATCAATACTAGAGCCCTTTGTGCCGATGGCACCACACAATATGGGGCGATTGAATACTGGCAAACTGCACCCTGTCCTTATGATCAAGCCTACATGGAAGTTTTACTCAAAGCCCTGGCTGCTCAAAAATATGTGGATAAGCTGCTTTTCCACGATCCAGCCTTTTTACCCGGCGGTGCCCGCTATAACAATATTCCCGCAAGTGATAGGAAAAAAATTACTTGCTCCAAGTATCAACAGCATACCCCCTGTCCCGGTAACTCACATACCCATCATATCCATATGCGGCTCAAATGGGAGAATTAG